In the genome of Taeniopygia guttata chromosome 26, bTaeGut7.mat, whole genome shotgun sequence, one region contains:
- the PFKFB2 gene encoding 6-phosphofructo-2-kinase/fructose-2,6-bisphosphatase 2 isoform X6, translating to MSAAARGCGGAPRGRAGEKQCSWASYMTNSPTLIVMIGLPARGKTYMSKKLTRYLNWIGVPTKVFNLGVYRREAVKSYKSYDFFRHDNKEAMEIRKRCALVALEDVKSYLLEECGQIAVFDATNTTRERRDLILNFAKENAFKVFFVESVCDDPEVIAANILEVKVSSPDYPERHRENVMDDFLKRIECYKVTYQPLDPDANDKDLSFIKVINVGQRFLVNRVQDYIQSKIVYYLMNIHVQPRTIYLCRHGESEYNLLGRIGGDSGLSARGKQFSQALKKFIEEQEIVDLKVWTSQLKRTIQTAESLGVLYEQWKILNEIDAGVCEEMTYAEIEAKYPDEFAMRDQEKYLYRYPGGESYQDLVQRLEPVIMELERQGNVLVISHQAVMRCLLAYFLDKSADELPYLRCPLHTILKLTPVAYGCKVETISLDVEAVNTHRDKPSLNSRMATLAV from the exons ATgtcggcggcggcgcggggctgcggcggggccccgcggggccgggccggcgaGAAGCAGTGCT CATGGGCTTCCTACATGACCAACTCCCCGACGCTGATCGTGATGATCGGGCTGCCCGCGAGGGGCAAGACCTACATGTCCAAAAAGCTCACCCGCTACCTCAACTGGATCGGGGTGCCCACCAAAG TGTTTAATTTAGGGGTGTATCGGCGCGAGGCGGTGAAGTCCTACAAGTCGTATGACTTCTTCAGGCACGACAACAAAGAGGCCATGGAAATCCGCAA ACGCTGTGCCCTGGTGGCTCTGGAAGATGTGAAGTCTTATCTCTTGGAGGAGTGTGGGCAAATAGCT GTGTTTGATGCGACCAACACGACTCGGGAGCGCCGGGACCTGATCTTAAATTTTGCTAAGGAAAATGCTTTCAAG GTGttttttgtggagtctgtctGTGACGATCCAGAGGTCATCGCTGCCAATATCCTG GAGGTGAAAGTTTCCAGCCCTGACTACCCGGAGAGGCACCGGGAGAATGTGATGGACGATTTCCTGAAGAGGATCGAGTGCTACAAGGTCACCTACCAGCCTCTGGACCCGGATGCTAATGACAA AGATCTTTCCTTCATTAAAGTGATCAACGTGGGCCAGCGGTTCCTGGTTAACCGAGTCCAGGACTACATCCAGAGTAAAATTGTCTATTACCTGATGAACATCCACGTCCAGCCACGCACCATCTACCTCTGCCGGCACGGCGAGAGCGAGTACAACCTCCTGGGCAGGATTGGAGGGGACTCGGGGCTGTCGGCCCGGGGCAAGCAG TTTTCCCAGGCTCTGAAGAAGTTCATTGAGGAGCAGGAGATCGTGGACCTGAAGGTGTGGACGAGCCAGCTGAAGAGGACAATCCAGACAGCCGAGTCCCTGGGGGTGCTCTACGAGCAGTGGAAAATCCTCAATGAGATTGATGCT ggGGTCTGTGAAGAAATGACCTATGCAGAAATTGAAGCCAAGTATCCAGATGAGTTTGCCATGAGGGATCAGGAGAAATATCTTTATCGTTATCCTGGAGGGGAG TCCTACCAGGACTTGGTGCAGCGCCTGGAGCCAGTAATTATGGAGCTGGAAAGGCAAGGCAATGTCCTGGTTATCTCCCACCAGGCAGTTATGAGGTGCCTCCTGGCTTATTTTCTTGACAAGAGTGCAG ATGAGCTGCCCTACCTGCGTTGCCCCCTCCACACCATTCTCAAGCTCACACCTGTTGCCTATG GCTGCAAGGTGGAGACAATTTCCCTGGATGTGGAAGCAGTGAACACCCACCGGGACAAGCCCTCCCTGAACTCA AGAATGGCCACTTTAGCAGTGTAG
- the PFKFB2 gene encoding 6-phosphofructo-2-kinase/fructose-2,6-bisphosphatase 2 isoform X4 yields the protein MSAAARGCGGAPRGRAGEKQCSWASYMTNSPTLIVMIGLPARGKTYMSKKLTRYLNWIGVPTKVFNLGVYRREAVKSYKSYDFFRHDNKEAMEIRKRCALVALEDVKSYLLEECGQIAVFDATNTTRERRDLILNFAKENAFKVFFVESVCDDPEVIAANILEVKVSSPDYPERHRENVMDDFLKRIECYKVTYQPLDPDANDKDLSFIKVINVGQRFLVNRVQDYIQSKIVYYLMNIHVQPRTIYLCRHGESEYNLLGRIGGDSGLSARGKQFSQALKKFIEEQEIVDLKVWTSQLKRTIQTAESLGVLYEQWKILNEIDASYQDLVQRLEPVIMELERQGNVLVISHQAVMRCLLAYFLDKSADELPYLRCPLHTILKLTPVAYGCKVETISLDVEAVNTHRDKPSLNSHELPSRQSPVRMRRNSFTLRASADTVKRPRHHSLGSKPLHLLGPLPSLEARGPFPSLEAREGAEQPQLEVTAQSPLRCTMSPAVLLCFLCSLQREMLASEYHCKQLGVLSLGEWPL from the exons ATgtcggcggcggcgcggggctgcggcggggccccgcggggccgggccggcgaGAAGCAGTGCT CATGGGCTTCCTACATGACCAACTCCCCGACGCTGATCGTGATGATCGGGCTGCCCGCGAGGGGCAAGACCTACATGTCCAAAAAGCTCACCCGCTACCTCAACTGGATCGGGGTGCCCACCAAAG TGTTTAATTTAGGGGTGTATCGGCGCGAGGCGGTGAAGTCCTACAAGTCGTATGACTTCTTCAGGCACGACAACAAAGAGGCCATGGAAATCCGCAA ACGCTGTGCCCTGGTGGCTCTGGAAGATGTGAAGTCTTATCTCTTGGAGGAGTGTGGGCAAATAGCT GTGTTTGATGCGACCAACACGACTCGGGAGCGCCGGGACCTGATCTTAAATTTTGCTAAGGAAAATGCTTTCAAG GTGttttttgtggagtctgtctGTGACGATCCAGAGGTCATCGCTGCCAATATCCTG GAGGTGAAAGTTTCCAGCCCTGACTACCCGGAGAGGCACCGGGAGAATGTGATGGACGATTTCCTGAAGAGGATCGAGTGCTACAAGGTCACCTACCAGCCTCTGGACCCGGATGCTAATGACAA AGATCTTTCCTTCATTAAAGTGATCAACGTGGGCCAGCGGTTCCTGGTTAACCGAGTCCAGGACTACATCCAGAGTAAAATTGTCTATTACCTGATGAACATCCACGTCCAGCCACGCACCATCTACCTCTGCCGGCACGGCGAGAGCGAGTACAACCTCCTGGGCAGGATTGGAGGGGACTCGGGGCTGTCGGCCCGGGGCAAGCAG TTTTCCCAGGCTCTGAAGAAGTTCATTGAGGAGCAGGAGATCGTGGACCTGAAGGTGTGGACGAGCCAGCTGAAGAGGACAATCCAGACAGCCGAGTCCCTGGGGGTGCTCTACGAGCAGTGGAAAATCCTCAATGAGATTGATGCT TCCTACCAGGACTTGGTGCAGCGCCTGGAGCCAGTAATTATGGAGCTGGAAAGGCAAGGCAATGTCCTGGTTATCTCCCACCAGGCAGTTATGAGGTGCCTCCTGGCTTATTTTCTTGACAAGAGTGCAG ATGAGCTGCCCTACCTGCGTTGCCCCCTCCACACCATTCTCAAGCTCACACCTGTTGCCTATG GCTGCAAGGTGGAGACAATTTCCCTGGATGTGGAAGCAGTGAACACCCACCGGGACAAGCCCTCCCTGAACTCA CACGAGTTGcccagcaggcagagccctgtgaggatgaggaggaacaGCTTTACCCTGCGGGCCAGCGCCGACACCGTAAAGCGCCCGCGGCAccacagcctgggcagcaaaCCCCTCCATCTGCTGGGGcctctcccatccctggaagctcGAGGgcctttcccatccctggaagctcgagaaggggctgagcagccacagctggaaGTCACTGCCCAG TCTCCTTTAAGATGCACTATGAGCCCTGCTGTGCTTCTCTGTTTCCTTTGCAGCCTCCAGAGGGAAATGCTTGCCTCTGAGTACCACTGCAAGCAGCTGGGTGTGCTCTCTTTGGG AGAATGGCCACTTTAG
- the PFKFB2 gene encoding 6-phosphofructo-2-kinase/fructose-2,6-bisphosphatase 2 isoform X1, giving the protein MSAAARGCGGAPRGRAGEKQCSWASYMTNSPTLIVMIGLPARGKTYMSKKLTRYLNWIGVPTKVFNLGVYRREAVKSYKSYDFFRHDNKEAMEIRKRCALVALEDVKSYLLEECGQIAVFDATNTTRERRDLILNFAKENAFKVFFVESVCDDPEVIAANILEVKVSSPDYPERHRENVMDDFLKRIECYKVTYQPLDPDANDKDLSFIKVINVGQRFLVNRVQDYIQSKIVYYLMNIHVQPRTIYLCRHGESEYNLLGRIGGDSGLSARGKQFSQALKKFIEEQEIVDLKVWTSQLKRTIQTAESLGVLYEQWKILNEIDAGVCEEMTYAEIEAKYPDEFAMRDQEKYLYRYPGGESYQDLVQRLEPVIMELERQGNVLVISHQAVMRCLLAYFLDKSADELPYLRCPLHTILKLTPVAYGCKVETISLDVEAVNTHRDKPSLNSHELPSRQSPVRMRRNSFTLRASADTVKRPRHHSLGSKPLHLLGPLPSLEARGPFPSLEAREGAEQPQLEVTAQSPLRCTMSPAVLLCFLCSLQREMLASEYHCKQLGVLSLGEWPL; this is encoded by the exons ATgtcggcggcggcgcggggctgcggcggggccccgcggggccgggccggcgaGAAGCAGTGCT CATGGGCTTCCTACATGACCAACTCCCCGACGCTGATCGTGATGATCGGGCTGCCCGCGAGGGGCAAGACCTACATGTCCAAAAAGCTCACCCGCTACCTCAACTGGATCGGGGTGCCCACCAAAG TGTTTAATTTAGGGGTGTATCGGCGCGAGGCGGTGAAGTCCTACAAGTCGTATGACTTCTTCAGGCACGACAACAAAGAGGCCATGGAAATCCGCAA ACGCTGTGCCCTGGTGGCTCTGGAAGATGTGAAGTCTTATCTCTTGGAGGAGTGTGGGCAAATAGCT GTGTTTGATGCGACCAACACGACTCGGGAGCGCCGGGACCTGATCTTAAATTTTGCTAAGGAAAATGCTTTCAAG GTGttttttgtggagtctgtctGTGACGATCCAGAGGTCATCGCTGCCAATATCCTG GAGGTGAAAGTTTCCAGCCCTGACTACCCGGAGAGGCACCGGGAGAATGTGATGGACGATTTCCTGAAGAGGATCGAGTGCTACAAGGTCACCTACCAGCCTCTGGACCCGGATGCTAATGACAA AGATCTTTCCTTCATTAAAGTGATCAACGTGGGCCAGCGGTTCCTGGTTAACCGAGTCCAGGACTACATCCAGAGTAAAATTGTCTATTACCTGATGAACATCCACGTCCAGCCACGCACCATCTACCTCTGCCGGCACGGCGAGAGCGAGTACAACCTCCTGGGCAGGATTGGAGGGGACTCGGGGCTGTCGGCCCGGGGCAAGCAG TTTTCCCAGGCTCTGAAGAAGTTCATTGAGGAGCAGGAGATCGTGGACCTGAAGGTGTGGACGAGCCAGCTGAAGAGGACAATCCAGACAGCCGAGTCCCTGGGGGTGCTCTACGAGCAGTGGAAAATCCTCAATGAGATTGATGCT ggGGTCTGTGAAGAAATGACCTATGCAGAAATTGAAGCCAAGTATCCAGATGAGTTTGCCATGAGGGATCAGGAGAAATATCTTTATCGTTATCCTGGAGGGGAG TCCTACCAGGACTTGGTGCAGCGCCTGGAGCCAGTAATTATGGAGCTGGAAAGGCAAGGCAATGTCCTGGTTATCTCCCACCAGGCAGTTATGAGGTGCCTCCTGGCTTATTTTCTTGACAAGAGTGCAG ATGAGCTGCCCTACCTGCGTTGCCCCCTCCACACCATTCTCAAGCTCACACCTGTTGCCTATG GCTGCAAGGTGGAGACAATTTCCCTGGATGTGGAAGCAGTGAACACCCACCGGGACAAGCCCTCCCTGAACTCA CACGAGTTGcccagcaggcagagccctgtgaggatgaggaggaacaGCTTTACCCTGCGGGCCAGCGCCGACACCGTAAAGCGCCCGCGGCAccacagcctgggcagcaaaCCCCTCCATCTGCTGGGGcctctcccatccctggaagctcGAGGgcctttcccatccctggaagctcgagaaggggctgagcagccacagctggaaGTCACTGCCCAG TCTCCTTTAAGATGCACTATGAGCCCTGCTGTGCTTCTCTGTTTCCTTTGCAGCCTCCAGAGGGAAATGCTTGCCTCTGAGTACCACTGCAAGCAGCTGGGTGTGCTCTCTTTGGG AGAATGGCCACTTTAG
- the PFKFB2 gene encoding 6-phosphofructo-2-kinase/fructose-2,6-bisphosphatase 2 isoform X2 gives MTNSPTLIVMIGLPARGKTYMSKKLTRYLNWIGVPTKVFNLGVYRREAVKSYKSYDFFRHDNKEAMEIRKRCALVALEDVKSYLLEECGQIAVFDATNTTRERRDLILNFAKENAFKVFFVESVCDDPEVIAANILEVKVSSPDYPERHRENVMDDFLKRIECYKVTYQPLDPDANDKDLSFIKVINVGQRFLVNRVQDYIQSKIVYYLMNIHVQPRTIYLCRHGESEYNLLGRIGGDSGLSARGKQFSQALKKFIEEQEIVDLKVWTSQLKRTIQTAESLGVLYEQWKILNEIDAGVCEEMTYAEIEAKYPDEFAMRDQEKYLYRYPGGESYQDLVQRLEPVIMELERQGNVLVISHQAVMRCLLAYFLDKSADELPYLRCPLHTILKLTPVAYGCKVETISLDVEAVNTHRDKPSLNSHELPSRQSPVRMRRNSFTLRASADTVKRPRHHSLGSKPLHLLGPLPSLEARGPFPSLEAREGAEQPQLEVTAQSPLRCTMSPAVLLCFLCSLQREMLASEYHCKQLGVLSLGEWPL, from the exons ATGACCAACTCCCCGACGCTGATCGTGATGATCGGGCTGCCCGCGAGGGGCAAGACCTACATGTCCAAAAAGCTCACCCGCTACCTCAACTGGATCGGGGTGCCCACCAAAG TGTTTAATTTAGGGGTGTATCGGCGCGAGGCGGTGAAGTCCTACAAGTCGTATGACTTCTTCAGGCACGACAACAAAGAGGCCATGGAAATCCGCAA ACGCTGTGCCCTGGTGGCTCTGGAAGATGTGAAGTCTTATCTCTTGGAGGAGTGTGGGCAAATAGCT GTGTTTGATGCGACCAACACGACTCGGGAGCGCCGGGACCTGATCTTAAATTTTGCTAAGGAAAATGCTTTCAAG GTGttttttgtggagtctgtctGTGACGATCCAGAGGTCATCGCTGCCAATATCCTG GAGGTGAAAGTTTCCAGCCCTGACTACCCGGAGAGGCACCGGGAGAATGTGATGGACGATTTCCTGAAGAGGATCGAGTGCTACAAGGTCACCTACCAGCCTCTGGACCCGGATGCTAATGACAA AGATCTTTCCTTCATTAAAGTGATCAACGTGGGCCAGCGGTTCCTGGTTAACCGAGTCCAGGACTACATCCAGAGTAAAATTGTCTATTACCTGATGAACATCCACGTCCAGCCACGCACCATCTACCTCTGCCGGCACGGCGAGAGCGAGTACAACCTCCTGGGCAGGATTGGAGGGGACTCGGGGCTGTCGGCCCGGGGCAAGCAG TTTTCCCAGGCTCTGAAGAAGTTCATTGAGGAGCAGGAGATCGTGGACCTGAAGGTGTGGACGAGCCAGCTGAAGAGGACAATCCAGACAGCCGAGTCCCTGGGGGTGCTCTACGAGCAGTGGAAAATCCTCAATGAGATTGATGCT ggGGTCTGTGAAGAAATGACCTATGCAGAAATTGAAGCCAAGTATCCAGATGAGTTTGCCATGAGGGATCAGGAGAAATATCTTTATCGTTATCCTGGAGGGGAG TCCTACCAGGACTTGGTGCAGCGCCTGGAGCCAGTAATTATGGAGCTGGAAAGGCAAGGCAATGTCCTGGTTATCTCCCACCAGGCAGTTATGAGGTGCCTCCTGGCTTATTTTCTTGACAAGAGTGCAG ATGAGCTGCCCTACCTGCGTTGCCCCCTCCACACCATTCTCAAGCTCACACCTGTTGCCTATG GCTGCAAGGTGGAGACAATTTCCCTGGATGTGGAAGCAGTGAACACCCACCGGGACAAGCCCTCCCTGAACTCA CACGAGTTGcccagcaggcagagccctgtgaggatgaggaggaacaGCTTTACCCTGCGGGCCAGCGCCGACACCGTAAAGCGCCCGCGGCAccacagcctgggcagcaaaCCCCTCCATCTGCTGGGGcctctcccatccctggaagctcGAGGgcctttcccatccctggaagctcgagaaggggctgagcagccacagctggaaGTCACTGCCCAG TCTCCTTTAAGATGCACTATGAGCCCTGCTGTGCTTCTCTGTTTCCTTTGCAGCCTCCAGAGGGAAATGCTTGCCTCTGAGTACCACTGCAAGCAGCTGGGTGTGCTCTCTTTGGG AGAATGGCCACTTTAG
- the PFKFB2 gene encoding 6-phosphofructo-2-kinase/fructose-2,6-bisphosphatase 2 isoform X3: MSAAARGCGGAPRGRAGEKQCSWASYMTNSPTLIVMIGLPARGKTYMSKKLTRYLNWIGVPTKVFNLGVYRREAVKSYKSYDFFRHDNKEAMEIRKRCALVALEDVKSYLLEECGQIAVFDATNTTRERRDLILNFAKENAFKVFFVESVCDDPEVIAANILEVKVSSPDYPERHRENVMDDFLKRIECYKVTYQPLDPDANDKDLSFIKVINVGQRFLVNRVQDYIQSKIVYYLMNIHVQPRTIYLCRHGESEYNLLGRIGGDSGLSARGKQFSQALKKFIEEQEIVDLKVWTSQLKRTIQTAESLGVLYEQWKILNEIDAGVCEEMTYAEIEAKYPDEFAMRDQEKYLYRYPGGESYQDLVQRLEPVIMELERQGNVLVISHQAVMRCLLAYFLDKSADELPYLRCPLHTILKLTPVAYGCKVETISLDVEAVNTHRDKPSLNSHELPSRQSPVRMRRNSFTLRASADTVKRPRHHSLGSKPLHLLGPLPSLEARGPFPSLEAREGAEQPQLEVTAQPPEGNACL, from the exons ATgtcggcggcggcgcggggctgcggcggggccccgcggggccgggccggcgaGAAGCAGTGCT CATGGGCTTCCTACATGACCAACTCCCCGACGCTGATCGTGATGATCGGGCTGCCCGCGAGGGGCAAGACCTACATGTCCAAAAAGCTCACCCGCTACCTCAACTGGATCGGGGTGCCCACCAAAG TGTTTAATTTAGGGGTGTATCGGCGCGAGGCGGTGAAGTCCTACAAGTCGTATGACTTCTTCAGGCACGACAACAAAGAGGCCATGGAAATCCGCAA ACGCTGTGCCCTGGTGGCTCTGGAAGATGTGAAGTCTTATCTCTTGGAGGAGTGTGGGCAAATAGCT GTGTTTGATGCGACCAACACGACTCGGGAGCGCCGGGACCTGATCTTAAATTTTGCTAAGGAAAATGCTTTCAAG GTGttttttgtggagtctgtctGTGACGATCCAGAGGTCATCGCTGCCAATATCCTG GAGGTGAAAGTTTCCAGCCCTGACTACCCGGAGAGGCACCGGGAGAATGTGATGGACGATTTCCTGAAGAGGATCGAGTGCTACAAGGTCACCTACCAGCCTCTGGACCCGGATGCTAATGACAA AGATCTTTCCTTCATTAAAGTGATCAACGTGGGCCAGCGGTTCCTGGTTAACCGAGTCCAGGACTACATCCAGAGTAAAATTGTCTATTACCTGATGAACATCCACGTCCAGCCACGCACCATCTACCTCTGCCGGCACGGCGAGAGCGAGTACAACCTCCTGGGCAGGATTGGAGGGGACTCGGGGCTGTCGGCCCGGGGCAAGCAG TTTTCCCAGGCTCTGAAGAAGTTCATTGAGGAGCAGGAGATCGTGGACCTGAAGGTGTGGACGAGCCAGCTGAAGAGGACAATCCAGACAGCCGAGTCCCTGGGGGTGCTCTACGAGCAGTGGAAAATCCTCAATGAGATTGATGCT ggGGTCTGTGAAGAAATGACCTATGCAGAAATTGAAGCCAAGTATCCAGATGAGTTTGCCATGAGGGATCAGGAGAAATATCTTTATCGTTATCCTGGAGGGGAG TCCTACCAGGACTTGGTGCAGCGCCTGGAGCCAGTAATTATGGAGCTGGAAAGGCAAGGCAATGTCCTGGTTATCTCCCACCAGGCAGTTATGAGGTGCCTCCTGGCTTATTTTCTTGACAAGAGTGCAG ATGAGCTGCCCTACCTGCGTTGCCCCCTCCACACCATTCTCAAGCTCACACCTGTTGCCTATG GCTGCAAGGTGGAGACAATTTCCCTGGATGTGGAAGCAGTGAACACCCACCGGGACAAGCCCTCCCTGAACTCA CACGAGTTGcccagcaggcagagccctgtgaggatgaggaggaacaGCTTTACCCTGCGGGCCAGCGCCGACACCGTAAAGCGCCCGCGGCAccacagcctgggcagcaaaCCCCTCCATCTGCTGGGGcctctcccatccctggaagctcGAGGgcctttcccatccctggaagctcgagaaggggctgagcagccacagctggaaGTCACTGCCCAG CCTCCAGAGGGAAATGCTTGCCTCTGA
- the PFKFB2 gene encoding 6-phosphofructo-2-kinase/fructose-2,6-bisphosphatase 2 isoform X5: MTNSPTLIVMIGLPARGKTYMSKKLTRYLNWIGVPTKVFNLGVYRREAVKSYKSYDFFRHDNKEAMEIRKRCALVALEDVKSYLLEECGQIAVFDATNTTRERRDLILNFAKENAFKVFFVESVCDDPEVIAANILEVKVSSPDYPERHRENVMDDFLKRIECYKVTYQPLDPDANDKDLSFIKVINVGQRFLVNRVQDYIQSKIVYYLMNIHVQPRTIYLCRHGESEYNLLGRIGGDSGLSARGKQFSQALKKFIEEQEIVDLKVWTSQLKRTIQTAESLGVLYEQWKILNEIDAGVCEEMTYAEIEAKYPDEFAMRDQEKYLYRYPGGESYQDLVQRLEPVIMELERQGNVLVISHQAVMRCLLAYFLDKSADELPYLRCPLHTILKLTPVAYGCKVETISLDVEAVNTHRDKPSLNSHELPSRQSPVRMRRNSFTLRASADTVKRPRHHSLGSKPLHLLGPLPSLEARGPFPSLEAREGAEQPQLEVTAQPPEGNACL, translated from the exons ATGACCAACTCCCCGACGCTGATCGTGATGATCGGGCTGCCCGCGAGGGGCAAGACCTACATGTCCAAAAAGCTCACCCGCTACCTCAACTGGATCGGGGTGCCCACCAAAG TGTTTAATTTAGGGGTGTATCGGCGCGAGGCGGTGAAGTCCTACAAGTCGTATGACTTCTTCAGGCACGACAACAAAGAGGCCATGGAAATCCGCAA ACGCTGTGCCCTGGTGGCTCTGGAAGATGTGAAGTCTTATCTCTTGGAGGAGTGTGGGCAAATAGCT GTGTTTGATGCGACCAACACGACTCGGGAGCGCCGGGACCTGATCTTAAATTTTGCTAAGGAAAATGCTTTCAAG GTGttttttgtggagtctgtctGTGACGATCCAGAGGTCATCGCTGCCAATATCCTG GAGGTGAAAGTTTCCAGCCCTGACTACCCGGAGAGGCACCGGGAGAATGTGATGGACGATTTCCTGAAGAGGATCGAGTGCTACAAGGTCACCTACCAGCCTCTGGACCCGGATGCTAATGACAA AGATCTTTCCTTCATTAAAGTGATCAACGTGGGCCAGCGGTTCCTGGTTAACCGAGTCCAGGACTACATCCAGAGTAAAATTGTCTATTACCTGATGAACATCCACGTCCAGCCACGCACCATCTACCTCTGCCGGCACGGCGAGAGCGAGTACAACCTCCTGGGCAGGATTGGAGGGGACTCGGGGCTGTCGGCCCGGGGCAAGCAG TTTTCCCAGGCTCTGAAGAAGTTCATTGAGGAGCAGGAGATCGTGGACCTGAAGGTGTGGACGAGCCAGCTGAAGAGGACAATCCAGACAGCCGAGTCCCTGGGGGTGCTCTACGAGCAGTGGAAAATCCTCAATGAGATTGATGCT ggGGTCTGTGAAGAAATGACCTATGCAGAAATTGAAGCCAAGTATCCAGATGAGTTTGCCATGAGGGATCAGGAGAAATATCTTTATCGTTATCCTGGAGGGGAG TCCTACCAGGACTTGGTGCAGCGCCTGGAGCCAGTAATTATGGAGCTGGAAAGGCAAGGCAATGTCCTGGTTATCTCCCACCAGGCAGTTATGAGGTGCCTCCTGGCTTATTTTCTTGACAAGAGTGCAG ATGAGCTGCCCTACCTGCGTTGCCCCCTCCACACCATTCTCAAGCTCACACCTGTTGCCTATG GCTGCAAGGTGGAGACAATTTCCCTGGATGTGGAAGCAGTGAACACCCACCGGGACAAGCCCTCCCTGAACTCA CACGAGTTGcccagcaggcagagccctgtgaggatgaggaggaacaGCTTTACCCTGCGGGCCAGCGCCGACACCGTAAAGCGCCCGCGGCAccacagcctgggcagcaaaCCCCTCCATCTGCTGGGGcctctcccatccctggaagctcGAGGgcctttcccatccctggaagctcgagaaggggctgagcagccacagctggaaGTCACTGCCCAG CCTCCAGAGGGAAATGCTTGCCTCTGA
- the YOD1 gene encoding ubiquitin thioesterase OTU1, whose protein sequence is MLRLRCKARSGSHALPGLSPHSRLRDMQAALAALTGVPAPAQRLLHGFPPRSLDLSDGERRLGELGIHSGDTLIVEEDTSKPEPDSPVVAKKAMSQPVREAVPVLARRVVPADNSCLFTSVFYVVEGGVYDPGCAPEMRNLIAQIVASDPESYSEAVLGKTNREYCDWIRREETWGGAIEVSILSKFYQCEICVVDTQTVRIDRFGEDAGYSKRVLLIYDGIHYDPLERRLPGSDLPPQTIFPSSDDVVLAQALELADEARRKRQFTDVNRFALRCMVCQKGLTGQLEAREHARETGHTNFGEV, encoded by the exons ATGCTGCGGCTGCGCTGCAAGGCCCGGAGCGGCTCGCACGCGCTGCCGGGGCTGTCGCCGCACTCCCGCCTCCGCGACATGCAGGCCGCGCTGGCCGCGCTCACCGGAGTGCCCGCGCCCGCGCAGCGCCTCCTGCACGGCTTCCCGCCGCGCAGCCTCGACCTCAGCGACGGCGAGCGGCGGCTGGGCGAGCTCGGCATCCACTCGG GTGACACTCTCATAGTGGAAGAGGACACATCCAAACCCGAGCCTGACTCGCCGGTGGTGGCCAAAAAAGCAATGTCCCAGCCTGTCAGGGAAGCCGTGCCTGTGCTGGCCAGGAGGGTGGTGCCAGCAGACAATTCCTGCCTGTTCACCAGCGTGTTCTACGTGGTGGAGGGCGGCGTGTACGACCCCGGCTGCGCTCCGGAGATGCGCAACCTCATCGCCCAGATCGTGGCCAGCGACCCCGAGTCCTACAGCGAGGCCGTGCTGGGTAAAACCAACAGGGAATACTGTGACTGGATCCGCAGGGAGGAGACCTGGGGAGGAGCCATCGAGGTGTCCATCCTCTCCAAGTTCTACCAGTGCGAGATCTGCGTGGTGGACACGCAGACCGTGCGCATCGACCGCTTCGGCGAGGACGCCGGCTACAGCAAGCGCGTGCTGCTGATCTACGACGGCATCCACTACGACCCGCTGGAGCGCCGCCTGCCCGGCTCGGACCTTCCTCCCCAGACCATCTTCCCCAGCAGCGACGACGTGGTGCTGGCGCAGGCGCTGGAGCTGGCGGATGAGGCGCGCAGGAAGAGGCAGTTCACGGACGTGAATCGCTTCGCCCTGCGCTGCATGGTGTGCCAGAAGGGACTGACGGGGCAGCTGGAGGCCAGGGAGCACGCCAGGGAGACTGGACACACCAACTTCGGGGAGGTGTGA